CACGGTGCTTTAGCTGCCATTTGCATAATTAAATCAAAGATAGAGATAGTGCCCTTTAACTGCCACTTTGAGGTCGATGGTCACACACAAACACTTAGCTTTCATGCATCAAGTCAAAACATATTAATTAAGGTCTGAATCGTCCCACGTCAGGTTTTAACTGCTCAATGAGATCATCCCATCAGAGATCAGACCAGTCTGAAAACTCTGAATATAAATTGCACAGATCGATCTTGATGTCGATGTCATGGGAAGTGTTCtctgaaacaaacaaacatgtcCTTGATTGCATTGCAGGCGACATCCACGGGCAGTACCCGGACCTGCTGCGGCTGTTCGAACTCGGCGGGTTCCCGCCAAAGCACAAGTACCTGTTCCTGGGCGACTACGTGGACAGGGGAAAACAGAGCATCGAGACCATGTGCCTGCTGCTGGCCTACAAGCTCAAGTACCCGGAgcacttcttcctcctccggggCAACCACGAGTGCGCCTCCATCAGCCGCGTCTACGGCTTCTACGACGAGTGCAAGCGCCGCTACTCCGTCCGCCTCTGGCGCCTCTTCGCCGACGCCGTCTTCGCCCAcctcccgcccgccgccctcgtCGACGGCCGCATCCTCTGCGTCCACGGCGGCCTCTCCCCGcaactcctcctccgcgcctgCGACCTCCGCCGCGACATCAACGCGCTCCCCAGGGTGCCAGACGTCCCCGAGTCCGGGCTCCTCTGCGACCTCCTCTGGTCCgacccagccgccgccgccggagccggaggggCTTCGGCTTCTTCCGGGTGGGGGGAGAACGAGAGGGGCGTGTCCTACACGTTTGGGGCGGACGTCGTGGAGCGGTTCCTGGAGCGGCATGACCTCGACCTCGTGTGCCGCGCGCACCAGGTGGTGGAGGACGGCTACCAGTTCTTCGCCGGGAAGAGGATGGTCACCGTCTTCTCCGCGCCCAATTACTGCGGCGAGTTCGATAATGCTGCCGCCATCATGTGCGTCGATGATGAGCTCACTTGCTCGTTTCAGATCATCAGGCCTGCTTCTGCTCGTtacagcaccagcagcagagGGATCCGGTCGCCCTGGTGTTAACTAGCTGTATGTTGAGCTCGATTTTCTTCAGTTGGGCTGAATCAGTGTAATAATTAATCGgatttgattttggtctttGTAATGTACTAACGGCGATTTCAGAGGGGATAGTCGGAACTAGACcgattactttttttttacggattATCATGTTGGGTTGGGCCGACATCTCTTTggtcaaagaagaagaagaagacggtcTACGCGGGCCGGGTATGGGCGTATGGCAGAAACTGGACCAAGacgagagaggaggaagaaaaaagatctTCTATAATTGGGCCTCATGCATTCCAGCACTACCGATCGCGCCTTCATCTAGTGGCCACATACGTATTGGGCCACGGCCCGACATCTCCCGAAAAAGAACATTCATAtggctctaaaaaaaaaacataccgGGTGATGCTTCAAAAAAACGGATATTGCTTCATGTTACTCTAATTTATTAATTTAACCTTTTGGGTGATCTATTGCAAAATTTCTGCCTTTTTTCGGATGATAACTTATGTTTTGTTGAAAGTCCATGCAATTAATCCCCGCGCACGCATGCGTATGTGTATTAGAAAAAGCTGACAGttacatgtactccctccatttcataaaaaatggcacgcacgcattttaagattttattttgatcaacaattagactaattaTTTAAGatttatgtgttacaaaaattatatcattggattcgtatttcaaaaagCTTTTCATAGATATAAAATTGTAACATACTATCTAACATAATTGGtctaatcgttggtcaaaATTCGATCTCGAAAAACGTGTGAAAAGGAGTGATAGCGACAAATATGACACTGTTCGCATATGCAAATGGGAGCAGTTACATGCACAAAAAATGAAAGGCATCAACAAGTCAACTTAAATTTGCTGTCACGTACGTCGTTTCCGGCGACTCTCATTGCACTTGATCGCCTTAAGTAATTAGCTTGTCGAGTTCCTTTCGTCGCCTGCCCGGGCCAGCATATACGGGCAGTTGGCTGCTGACTTTGAGACTTTGATCGATCGAGAGTAGTCCCTGCTAGCTAGGCTGTGTGCCAAAGCTACAGTGTATAAACCCATAGCTATAGGTAGGGAATGGGCCCAGCTAGGACAACACGCGACCGTCAACTTTGACTGGGACTATATCAACTTGTTCGTCCATTCAAATTCATTCATGCTGATCGAATCGAAAGCATGATTTTATTTGCAACCTTTCAGAAAAAGTGTCTCCGCATGAGTAGCGCTAATTACCTTGAGCCAGCTTACGTGCAGTGGAAATGAAGGAACAGTGTCTCAATAACCCCAAttaattgcatgcatgccatgtaGTATTGCCGCTATATTTTGGGGTCAAACCTCAAAATAATGTGTTATTGCTAGTACGTTCAATATTTTTCAGGAAACAGCGCGCAGCAGGTACTAGGTACTTATAATGTATGTAGGTAGGCAAGCTTGCCGTGTGGATTATCGATCACGGATAAGATAGTGCACTCGTGCAACAGATTTTGTGTCACGCAACTTTGGCATGCGTTTCATGGTTCATCACGTCAAACCGAGAATAATATTCATGCACGGGAAGAATATTATATGTTTATGCCCAAttagttgtttctttcttgcaAACAAACAAGAGGTACCACGTGCTCGCGCGCCTCCTTCATTATCCAGCCGACACGTATATATGTGTCGACTGTGTGCTCGACGAGGATATATCATGCTCCCTCCGCTCAACAAACaatgtttcaactttgactaaatttgaatgcatctatacactaaatcacatttaaataaattcaaatttactatcttttttgttttacgGAGATAGCGAGTATATGGATGACCGCCGGTTGTCGGCACATCACCCACCCGGCCGGCTAATCAACAAAGTCCAAATTCGAACGGTAAAACTAGCTAGTACAAGGCGGATGATGCACGTACGTACAACAATAATTTCATTCTTAAACAATATGCACACTAATAATTGGTAACCAGCCAGCGCGCTAAAGTGTACACGACTCCTAATAACACCGATGGCGAATATATTGATTTGTGTACGTAtagagacattttttttcctcgtgGCAGGAAAAAATTTGTTACGTTTTCCCCAAGGGCATGCAACAAATAATTAACTAGTGCGTGCACAAATCTTTTTATCGATATATACTAGAAGCTGCTAGTGCTCTGAGCCTAACAACAGTGGAGAAAACGGCACTTAACCAGCAATCGATCGGTCGAGAATGCATGGTGGACGATCTCGGAAGTTCCGTTTTGTGATCGATATCCATCCATCGAGTTGCCGGCCGACGCGCGACGCGTGGAGCATGTATAGCAAATATATTTGCGGATCGAAAAGGCATACTGCTCCCTCCTGCCTTAAAGTCAGGAGATGGGAAGgagacatgcatgcaaatgaTCATGATGAGACATATGTGTATTCATGCATGGACCTTCGTTTAATTTGTGTACGGTCAGGGTTCGCGCGAGTGTGTGTGTGGCGGAAAAGATAATCTCTCGGTCCCGTCCCATATCAATTGTTACGTATATTTACACGTTTTTTAAGTAtggatacattcatatttagacaaatttgagtcatttaatatgggacggaggagcaGTGTATTCAAACGGCAACAAATTAACTAGTGCGTGTACAAAGTCTCTTTTTGTCAATACGTACTATAGTAGCTGCAAGTGCTCGGGGCCTAACAATGTTGGAGCATGCGGCAATTAACCGGCAGTCGATCGGTCGAGAATGCTTGGCCGGTCATCGATCAGAAATTCCGTTTTGTGACCCATATCCATCCACCATCCACAAACTAGCAAGCTAAAGAAAGGATCAACGGAAAGGAGACGTGCATGATGCACAATATGTAAATCTATGATGAGATTGAATGATGGATGAATTTTCGCACACTCACCTCGTTGATCGATCGAGTTCGAGGCCATATAGATGGAAGCCTTTCTAGTTAGCGGCATGAATCGTGAATTAATGAAAAGAATCTCTCGTGAAATCACTTTTTTTAAATTCTCGGCGGAGCGATGGATCGTGACCGCTTTTGCTTTCTACTTTTCCACCGGATCGATCGAGTGAATGTAAAATCGTCCCAACTTTTCAGCTCCGTGGTCTATATATCGATGGACACAAAATTAAAGGATGGCGACACAGCAGACACGGACATCTCCTGACTTTGTTGACAAATTGTTGTACTCCGTAATATACCTTTACAAGCAACTACTATACCACGCTAACCTTGACTACCTACTCCAATATATGTGtttgcatatatatgcaacgacgcatgcatgcttgGTTAATTCGTCAAAGCGTCGATcgagcatatatatacacgtacGCATGCTTGCTTGTTGCTTCCCTGTTAGCTGTTTCTTTCTAATTGCAAACGCGGGCATATATGTACCACAACATATATATAAGCAAGTTTGCTTCGACAAAGTAGGCGCGTACGTATATGGTTCCATTGTACGTATCTTGATTAATTCAAGTTTAAATTTATCTCAGGTTAACAAAAAGGTATTTGTTGTTAACAACAAGTATATCCCATCGTATCATAGGATTGTTATTTAGCTAGAGAGTCATATTCTTAAATATCCCATCATTTTCAAACCGGGTACGCGgagcccatgcatgcatgactcGATCATGACGTGGATGCATGTTGACTACTCCGTAGCTTTTTTTTCGATCAAAGGAGTTCAGCATGTTGACTAGCTGAGCCGTAGGTCATGCAAGACACGGCTAGCTTAATTATAACGAATACATCCATCCTAATACACTAATTAACTACGtatgcatctttttttttccgttaaCAGTTAACTTGGATCGTTCTATATATTcatgtactcactccgtcaTGACATGTACTTATATACACGCTTTTcgaacatagatacattcatatttgtgtAAATTCGAGTCACTTAggtatgggacggagggagtatataatttgTGTACAAACTACGAAAGTAAAGTAGAAACCTTAATTTGTTCCTGTGTTTCACACATACCCATACGAAGTACTTCACTGCTAGTACGTATGTTATGCGAGGCCAAGCCACTAAGCCAGATGCATTGCGCATTGATAATTGGTAGCACCAGGGAGTACACGTCCGAACGTAATATTATACCTATCCTACATGGATGATTTTTATCCTGGAACTGCCACGTTTATTATTCCCTCCGTTTTAtaattattgtctcaaatttgcctaaaaataaatgtatctatttttaaaaagtgtctggacacatgtaatatttggacaacaattatgaaacggagtgagtaattaattagattcCTATGTATGTCTTAGGGAAGTGCCAAATCAATCTGATGTTTGATAATGTAAGCAAACAAGAAGCTGGTCAGTGatcgtaaaaaaaaacaagaagctGGTTAGTATATAGCTGTCCCGGACTAGGTTAAGGTTAGTTTAGTTAGGACTAGAGGTGTCGTGTCGATCGTCGACGTGATCGATTTCATAGTTTTAACCTGAGGGGCACATGTGTTCAGTACACCTACCGACTATTTTTTTAAGCATGGAAGAAACTTGACTGATTGATTGAGTGTACCAATCAATAAATAACATGACAGTACACTGACGACCGTAGTGCATTCCAAGACAGTGACGTACCGGTTCATACATTTCGAAATCCTGGCAGAATTCTCCGTGCTCTGGACTGGAATATTGTGTGGATTGTACCAAAAGAATACGCATACAAGATAGTACACAGTTTCAAAGAGATCGATGTAGACTCTGGCTAGTTATTTTGTCGCACAAAGGCGACGACGACCAAACCGCGTGCTTGACTGGCTGATTGACTGATGAACGAACAACACGCTAAATTAATCGGTGAGCTAGCTAGGACAGTACcgaaattaattaattgctggcctgtcatgcatatgcaagccCTTCCTGGAGATATGCAATTTAGCTTCGACAATAGTTCGGTAGTGCAGGATCTCAGATCACAAGGTAGCTAAGCATCCGTCGATCATTATCTTGGCAACACGCGTGATATATACCAGACACCCACTGAATTTCCTTGGAATCGAATCGGTCGACCCGACCCGGCCGGCCTGGAAAGGGACAGAACTCGAACATGATTAAGTTGAGCTAATTCCATTAATTAAACTGTTTTGTACTCCTCCAGGAATAGACGATCGAGGGGAGAAACTGTTGTGTGAACGGAGGACTGATTGTGAGTATTCCAAACTGTTTTTTAACGAAAACATTTCGTTCAAGTTACAGAGACAGGTCTGGAGATCGTACTATACGCactgtagctagctaggagcaTTGGAGATGTGGTTAATGTACCTAAGTCGTCGTTGACTGGCAACTAGCTAGATCAACTGGCATCTTGCATTTGCAATCGCCTGCTGTCCCCATCGATCCGCCTCCATAAATAGGCTATATCTCCAACCATAGCAGCAAAGATAAAACAAGAGATTCAGAGAACATCGATCGGTGAGTCTCAGCTCGATCCATCTCTCTGCCGGCCAGCCGGACTAGTGGACTACCAGTCTCAGCTCGATAGGTGAGTCTCTCAATCTACAGCTCGTTTACTTCCCTCATTCACCAGCGGCAAATAGcacagtattttttttttactctctCGGTAATGTGTTTTCATTGTTTGTTGCCGTGTCCTAGTACTACTGCGTACGTTTATGCAGCGGAATCTTTAATTTGCTCTGGCAGGTATAAATTTAGCATACATCAAAATTATCGACGATACATATACGGTAGCTAGTACTGCCCACGTATATGGACTAGAACTCGCTGGTCATGTACACTGCTTCAAGTGCATGCATCTGGACATGGATCGCTGCTGGTGCTGAAGTTCGATAGAGTAAAACGCACGTGCACCCATTTGATTTCAGTAACTGCCACTCCTACTAACTGCAGCAAGAGTGCAATGGatagggaggaggaggcaaaGAAAAGCCAAGGAGAGAATCATCTCGGTTGATCGATCCCCAATTTTGGCTTTTCGGTTGTGAGTGGAGGGAGTATCCGGAACTGAAAAAGGTGTAGCACAAGTACAACCAACGAGCAATCCCCACAAGTATGGTGACTGACTGATTGCTccgattttattttatgtttggtttgatctgatttgattttcttctcttctcctgtCCTCTCGTCCCGTAAAGGAGTCAAATCAATCTCCTCTTGGCATCAccgctctaaaaaaaataactacGCTCTCCTGGACTGGtatctcttttcttttgtttttatttatttggaaataaaaatactaaaaaaaacactgtAGTGCTACAGTTGTCTTTGTCACCTTTCTTACTTCTTTCCGGCCATGCCATGGCTGCTTCCTTGATGGTGACACCTTTTTAGTTGTTGTTTCCTCGTTTCCAACCCTTTTTCCTCGTTTGAAAATAAAGAATACCCTAAAGAATATCCTTTTCCTGAATAATCGGGGGGTCGATTCGATTCAATTTGCCAAGAAATAAAGCCACGGAATAACCACACAGAACAAGAGAATATCCTCCTCCTAGACTCCAGCCTCCAGGCCGAACAAAAACTGAAAACTTTAAACAGTTTCCCCAGTATAAATCTCAACAACTGTTGGTTTCGTTCCCAACAAACCCCAGAACAACACGCCCGCCGAACTTCACAATATCACCCGCGGTCAACAACAACCAGAGAATCCCATCCCGTGCGTCCTCCAGTCTATATATCCATCGATTTCACGGCCTCAAAATCCAATCTTTAACCCCGGGTTCCTTCTTCTCTTGTATCAGCAGAGAAAACAGGGAGAGAAACAGAGCAAGCAAGGAAGAAGATCAATCCGCGGCAGCCATGGCGCGGCCGCAGCTGGAGGTGCTGTCGAAGCTGGACGCGGCGAAGACGCAGTGGTACCACTTCACGGCGATCGTGATCGCCGGCATGGGCTTCTTCACGGACGCCTACGACCTCTTCTGCATCTCCCTCGTCACCAAGCTCCTGGGCCGCATCTACTACCACATCGACGGCTCCCCGACCCcgggctccctccctcccaacgtcgccgccgccgtcaacgGCGTCGCCTTCTGCGGCACGCTCTCCGGCCAGCTCTTCTTCGGCTGGCTCGGCGACAAGATGGGACGCAAGAAGGTCTACGGCATGACGCTCATGTGCATGGTGCTCTGCTCCATCGCCTCCGGCCTCTCCTTCGGCCAGACGCCCACCTCCGTCATGGCCACGCTCTGCTTCTTCCGCTTCTGGCTCGGCTTCGGCATCGGCGGCGACTATCCGTTGTCCGCCACGATCATGTCAGAGTACGCCAACAAGAAGACCCGGGGCGCCTTcatcgccgccgtcttcgccaTGCAGGGCTTCGGCATCCTGACAGGCGGCGTGGTGACTCTCGTCATCTCCTCGGCGTTCAGGGCGGCGTTCGACGCGCCGGCTTACAAGGACGGCGCCATGGCGTCGACGCCGCCCCAGGCCGACTACGTGTGGCGGATCATCCTGATGTTCGGCGCCATCCCGGCCCTGATGACGTACTACTGGCGGATGAAGATGCCGGAGACGGCGCGCTACACGGCGCTTGTGGCCAAGAACGCCaagcaggccgccgccgacatgTCCAAGGTGCTCCAGGTCGAAATCGGCGCCGAGGAAGACAACAACAAGGCTGGCGGCGCCGTGGAGGAGAACCGGAACTCGTTCGGGCTGTTCTCGGCGGAGTTCCTGCGTCGCCACGGGCTTCACCTCCTGGGCACGGCCACATGCTGGTTCCTGCTCGACATCGCCTTCTACTCGCAGAACCTCTTCCAGAAGGACATCTTCACGGCCATCAACTGGATCCCCAAGGCAAACACCATGAGCGCCCTCGAAGAAGTCTACCGCATCGCGCGCGCCCAGACGCTCATCGCGCTCTGCGGCACGGTGCCGGGCTACTGGTTCACGGTGGCGCTCATCGACAGGATCGGCAGGTTCTGGATCCAGCTAGGGGGGTTCTTCTTCATGACCGTCTTCATGCTCTGCCTGGCGGCGCCGTACCACCACTGGACGACGCCCGGGAACCACATCGGCTTCGTCGTGCTCTACGGGctcaccttcttcttcgcAAACTTCGGGCCCAACTCCACGACATTCATCGTCCCCGCGGAGATCTTCCCTGCCAGGCTCAGGTCCACCTGCCATGGCATCTCCGCTGCTGCCGGGAAGCTCGGCGCCATTATTGGGTCCTTTGGGTTCCTCTACCTGGCGCAGAGCCAGGACCCCGCCAAGGTGGACCATGGCTACAAGGCTGGGATTGGGGTCAGGAACTCGCTGTTTATCCTCTCTGTTTGCAATTTCCTCGGGATGGGATTCACCTTCCTCGCGCCGGAGTCCAATGGCCTCTCGCTCGAGGAGCTCTCTGGGGAGAACGAAGACGGCGAGGAccagccggcgccggcgcacgCCAGGACGGTGCCCGTGTGATGGTGAGGAATCTATACTTTTATTAGTGATCTGTGGTCTTGTCTTGAGTTCATTAGATTAGAGTCGGTTCTATTGTGTAAACATGATCAACATGATCGAGAGTTGTTACCGAGATATGAACAGGGGATGTGTGGTGTGTGGGTCAGTTGCTTCTACGGGCAGCTAGTAATTTCGGGTGTGTCAGTCAGTCAGGCCCAAAATACTTACTCTTTTGCAGAGTTTTTGctcttaattttgtttctcttctcGTAGTACTACAGCATCTCCATGATACTCGCGGAACGGAGTAATACATACATGCTCTTTATACTGGCTCTGTGGCTTTTTTTGGTTTGgtatacatacatgcatgaacAGAGTAAAGTTTTAGCACCGTTGGTGGATGAATTGGATCGCCGGCGTTTCACGGGATACCTGACTGACCTGAGAGAGACGTACGTACGGTACAGATGGATGGGTATGCATACTTTGCAGTAGTACTCCATCTTTGAAAATCTCCTTGCATTGCATTCCTTGCACAGCAGTCAGTGTGTGCATAACCAAGCCGCTGTTCCAAGCCACTTGCCTGGCAAGCAACCAAAAAAATCGCTAACTGTACACATGAAGGCATCAAGTTGCACGCGCGCAAAGACTTTTGTTATTCAGTAGTCTTGTTTTGCATGGCGTCCTGCAGCCAGTCTCCACACATGTCCATCTCACGGTCGTACGTCGACAGCAGCTTGCTGTTGAGAGCTGAAAATTTTGCTTGAATTTCGTCCATCCGCCTACCAATGTTGAACTCTCTCTCGACTCACCTACTGTATCAAACAAGGAAAATTCGTGTGTTTCTGATAGAGATCCATCGATGCTAGTAGCTACCTGCACTGCAGTCAAACACACTTGAGGTACAACAGCTTCGCAGCGCTCCTATGTAAAGATCTCAGCCGGTACGCGGCACCTGTAACCTGCCTTGCACACTGCAGATTCTGCTGATTGGCACGAAGCATACCTGCAGTTTCCTTCCTCGCTCGCTCCAGTACTAGTCAAGGAGGGCTTATCAGCTTGTTGGTCATGGTGCCTCACATGCATTGctagtacggagtattacTAGTAAACTGCTCTGCTCCTCGGGACCATATATGAGCTGATCACATGCGTCCCGGGAACACGAGTCCCGTTCGTTCCCGCCACGAACCTGCTGCTAGTGCTAGTACACTCCCAAGTCAACGTCAACGGACTACCATCATTGACCATACAGGATATCTCTGCCTCTTTAATTTGCTGCCAAGCGTACCCTGTTTATACATACAGAGTACGATTGATGGTGTAAGCTGTAACTGTGGATCACGGAAACTGCACATTTCGGTTTAATTTCTGGATTTCATCCCAAAGGGAGGGATTTGAGCGTATGTTTAGAAGAGAGGGGGAAAAAACACTTTGTCATCGCAGAATTTTGTGTTGTGCTAGTACCGGTAACTAGTAATCCGTTTTGGGAAGGTGTTGCCGCGTCGTTTATAAGGGATACAGTTGGTCAGATGGCAGGCACATAAAAGTCTGAACAACTAGCTTCAAAACACTATTCAGTACTGCTGCACTACTGTACTCACGAATGCACTAGCACTGCCTCAAATCATCCTTTAATTATTACTACGGAGTATAATAAAACTTGACCCAGACTCACAAGTCTCTCTCTTTCCTGTAAGATATCTGCATCCGCAACACTTAACTTAGAGAAATCCACCACCaacaatcttcttcttcctcacatGGGCAGCAGGTACTGAAACTCGTAGTCACAGGGGATCACCTCCACGACGTCTTCCACCTTGAGATTGCTACTCTGCCCTCGGAGGCAGTCCACCATGGACTTCCTCAGCGACCACGACGTGGGCAGCTGCTCGCACACCCACCGGAGCAGCGACTCCATGTCCTTGCCGAAATCGTGCATGTTGGAGTGCAGCAGCCCAGGGATCATCACcttcctcgacgacgacgccacCACCAGCGAAGCCTGCAGGTAGTCCAGCTTCGCCTTCTCCAGCTCCATTATCACCCGCTCCGCCCTGTAGATCCGAAGCTGCATCCAGCAAAGCCACCCACGAGACCAGATTCAGACTAAATTTAGACATTCAgtcttttctgaaattttcagTATAAATGAAACTTACTGCTGGAGACGATCTGATGCCGCAGCACAGCGCGAACAGGATGTTGGGCTCCGAGCTGTGCAGCCCGTAGAGGCCCCTCACCTGCTGCTcttccacgtccacgtcgCATTTCCAGAATTCCTGTCAATGTTTGTTTCTTTGATTGTTTGTTCATGATAATCCTGATTGAGAAGGGAGAATGGTGTGATTGTGTGCTGAATTCTCACTTCTTTGACACTGGATGGTTGCCTCAGGATGAAGTTCTCGATCACCAGCGCATTGAACATTTGCCCTGAAACATTGATTGTCGCCTGAAACCAAAACCCCCATAGAAAAAGAGCACGTTACAGTTTATACATTCAGACAAGTTAACTGACAGACTGAAAGATTTCTTCAGAGAAACAACTGTGGGTACTACCTTATTCTTCAGCGCCAGTAACTTCTCAGAGTTTGATGGCAATCCGTGCTGCAGAATCCCCTGGAATATTCAATCAACAACACACACAAATTTTACTCATTAGTACTACTACACTGTAAAggaatgcaaaaaaaaaaaaaatcttaaagaACTGCAGCACTGAAGATGTTGGTCAGAATGCCAGTACATACGTGCATGATGCAGGTGTTGTATATGTTGAGCCAGAACGCAAGCTTCTGCTGGTGCGTCAGAAACCTCAGATCCACCTGCTGCAAGGCCTCCAACATCTCCCTATCATAAAGACAGCAGCGCCAAAATTCAGCACAGATCGGGCTATTTTCTGAAATTCGGTGCTGAACTGAAACCCAATGAATGAATGGATGAACAGGTTTACTGAATTTTACTAACCTGAGCTTGGTGAGCAGAGGAGAGCTGGAGAACCCTCTGGGATCGAAGGAGCTGGACGTGAACCTGACGAGGTTCTTATAAGGCCCAATGTCTCTAACCACCGAGTCCTGGATCGCAAAGATGCCGTAATGATCCTGCTGCCCTCTGCGGTCCTTCTCCTTGGCGACTCCTGCCGCCACGTTGAGCCCCGTGTCGATCCTGAAGCTGCCCTGCGGGGTGTTCTTCCCGGACCTGGCCAGGCTGCCGGacttctccatctccaccgCCCGCGACGACCGGAGCATCCGGATGAAGATGCAGACGAGGCACTTGACGATCCGCTCCGACAGCTTGTTCGGCTGgatcttgctgctgctctgttctTCTCTCTTTGCTGATGTTGGGGAGTG
This is a stretch of genomic DNA from Brachypodium distachyon strain Bd21 chromosome 1, Brachypodium_distachyon_v3.0, whole genome shotgun sequence. It encodes these proteins:
- the LOC100836069 gene encoding serine/threonine-protein phosphatase PP1, with protein sequence MERAALDDVIRRLLEVRRYRAGKQVQLAEWEIRQLCAASKDVLMRQPNLLELQAPIKIAGDIHGQYPDLLRLFELGGFPPKHKYLFLGDYVDRGKQSIETMCLLLAYKLKYPEHFFLLRGNHECASISRVYGFYDECKRRYSVRLWRLFADAVFAHLPPAALVDGRILCVHGGLSPQLLLRACDLRRDINALPRVPDVPESGLLCDLLWSDPAAAAGAGGASASSGWGENERGVSYTFGADVVERFLERHDLDLVCRAHQVVEDGYQFFAGKRMVTVFSAPNYCGEFDNAAAIMCVDDELTCSFQIIRPASARYSTSSRGIRSPWC
- the LOC100844504 gene encoding probable inorganic phosphate transporter 1-8, which gives rise to MARPQLEVLSKLDAAKTQWYHFTAIVIAGMGFFTDAYDLFCISLVTKLLGRIYYHIDGSPTPGSLPPNVAAAVNGVAFCGTLSGQLFFGWLGDKMGRKKVYGMTLMCMVLCSIASGLSFGQTPTSVMATLCFFRFWLGFGIGGDYPLSATIMSEYANKKTRGAFIAAVFAMQGFGILTGGVVTLVISSAFRAAFDAPAYKDGAMASTPPQADYVWRIILMFGAIPALMTYYWRMKMPETARYTALVAKNAKQAAADMSKVLQVEIGAEEDNNKAGGAVEENRNSFGLFSAEFLRRHGLHLLGTATCWFLLDIAFYSQNLFQKDIFTAINWIPKANTMSALEEVYRIARAQTLIALCGTVPGYWFTVALIDRIGRFWIQLGGFFFMTVFMLCLAAPYHHWTTPGNHIGFVVLYGLTFFFANFGPNSTTFIVPAEIFPARLRSTCHGISAAAGKLGAIIGSFGFLYLAQSQDPAKVDHGYKAGIGVRNSLFILSVCNFLGMGFTFLAPESNGLSLEELSGENEDGEDQPAPAHARTVPV